A part of Paenibacillus donghaensis genomic DNA contains:
- the obgE gene encoding GTPase ObgE, whose protein sequence is MFVDKAKIYVKGGDGGDGLVAFRREKYVPEGGPAGGDGGRGGDVIFKVDEGLRTLMDFRYQRHFKADRGVKGRNKSMHGANAEHMIVRIPPGTVLIDDDTGETIADMTRHGQYVVVARGGRGGRGNTRFATAANTAPELAENGEEGQERYIVMELKVMADVGLVGFPSVGKSTLLSVVSAAKPKIGAYHFTTITPNLGVVDVGDGRSFVMADLPGLIEGAHEGIGLGHEFLRHVERTRIIIHVVDMSGSEGRDPFEDWVKINDELKQYNAALTDRPQIVAANKMDMPESEANLTAFRESVAALRPEIEILPISSLTRQGIQELLYRATDVLDSIPAAPVVEEVVETTERKVYKLEAEEDDSFIITRDNEAFVVSSPRIERMMKRMQLTTHDAILKLARTLRHMGVDAELRKRGAVEGTIVRIADFEFEFVENSSYY, encoded by the coding sequence ATGTTCGTAGATAAAGCTAAGATTTATGTAAAAGGCGGCGACGGCGGAGATGGGCTGGTAGCCTTTCGCCGGGAGAAATATGTGCCAGAAGGCGGACCTGCCGGCGGCGATGGCGGCCGCGGCGGCGATGTGATATTCAAGGTGGATGAAGGTCTGCGCACGCTGATGGATTTTCGCTACCAGCGTCATTTCAAGGCTGACCGCGGTGTGAAAGGGCGCAACAAAAGCATGCACGGGGCCAACGCCGAGCATATGATTGTGCGCATTCCTCCGGGAACCGTGCTGATTGACGATGATACCGGTGAAACGATTGCCGATATGACCCGTCACGGCCAATATGTGGTTGTAGCACGTGGGGGCCGTGGCGGCCGTGGCAACACCCGCTTCGCCACTGCGGCGAATACTGCGCCGGAGCTTGCCGAGAACGGTGAGGAAGGCCAGGAGCGTTATATCGTGATGGAGCTGAAGGTTATGGCTGACGTCGGGCTTGTCGGATTCCCGAGTGTGGGCAAATCGACCTTGTTGTCCGTAGTATCTGCAGCCAAGCCGAAGATCGGAGCCTATCATTTCACAACCATCACGCCGAACCTGGGTGTAGTGGATGTAGGGGACGGCCGCAGCTTCGTGATGGCCGATCTACCGGGTCTTATTGAGGGAGCGCATGAGGGGATTGGACTTGGGCACGAATTTCTGCGCCATGTTGAGCGTACCCGCATTATTATCCATGTCGTGGATATGTCCGGCTCCGAAGGACGCGATCCTTTTGAGGATTGGGTTAAGATCAATGACGAGCTGAAGCAATACAATGCCGCACTTACCGATCGTCCGCAGATTGTGGCAGCGAACAAAATGGATATGCCGGAGTCTGAAGCCAACCTGACAGCCTTCCGCGAGAGCGTCGCTGCGCTGCGTCCGGAAATTGAGATCTTGCCGATCTCATCCTTGACACGCCAGGGCATTCAGGAGCTCTTGTACCGGGCTACGGATGTACTGGACAGTATCCCGGCTGCACCTGTGGTTGAAGAAGTGGTTGAAACTACAGAGCGGAAGGTTTACAAGCTGGAAGCGGAGGAGGACGATTCCTTCATCATTACCCGGGATAACGAAGCTTTTGTGGTCAGCAGCCCACGCATCGAGCGGATGATGAAGCGGATGCAGCTCACCACGCATGATGCTATCCTTAAGCTGGCCCGCACCTTGCGTCACATGGGCGTGGATGCAGAGCTGCGCAAACGTGGAGCGGTGGAAGGAACCATCGTCAGAATCGCTGATTTCGAATTTGAGTTTGTAGAGAACAGCAGTTACTATTAA
- the rplU gene encoding 50S ribosomal protein L21, which produces MYAIIETGGKQYKVQEGDVLFIEKLVAEDGASVTFDRVLAVSNEGGLTAGTPLLSGATVTAKVEKHGKGHKVVVYKYKPKKNYHKKQGHRQPYTKVTIEKIQA; this is translated from the coding sequence ATGTATGCAATTATTGAAACTGGTGGTAAGCAGTATAAGGTCCAAGAGGGCGATGTTCTGTTCATCGAGAAGCTGGTAGCTGAAGACGGCGCAAGCGTAACGTTTGACCGTGTCTTGGCTGTTTCCAACGAAGGTGGTTTGACTGCAGGAACACCGCTGCTTAGCGGCGCTACTGTAACAGCCAAAGTTGAGAAACACGGTAAAGGTCATAAGGTTGTAGTTTACAAATACAAACCTAAGAAGAACTACCACAAGAAGCAAGGTCATCGTCAACCGTACACTAAAGTAACTATTGAGAAGATTCAGGCGTAA
- a CDS encoding ribosomal-processing cysteine protease Prp, whose amino-acid sequence MINVRITRASAQGAIVGFAVKGHADYARKGRDIVCAGVSTVTVGTVNAIETLTGVILDTSMKDGFLSGTLVPVDNPETSAQVQLLLESMVVMLDDIAKSYRKYIQIQEVIL is encoded by the coding sequence ATGATTAACGTGCGGATTACACGGGCTTCTGCTCAGGGTGCTATTGTCGGGTTTGCGGTGAAAGGGCATGCGGATTATGCCAGGAAGGGCAGGGATATCGTCTGCGCGGGCGTTTCGACTGTAACGGTCGGCACCGTCAATGCGATTGAAACCTTGACCGGAGTGATTCTGGATACATCCATGAAGGACGGTTTCTTAAGCGGAACGCTGGTCCCTGTGGACAACCCCGAGACATCGGCTCAAGTTCAGCTGCTGCTGGAATCCATGGTCGTAATGCTTGATGATATCGCTAAATCGTACAGAAAATACATTCAGATACAGGAAGTTATTCTTTAA
- a CDS encoding Spo0B domain-containing protein encodes MKSWKSVIWAVMLTVAFPLGFLYWQPSLMTCLLLGLWLAAAMAYSFTRIRRHYEEELQVQERALQQAAIRTLNHHRHDWMNDLQILYGYIQLGKPDKSVECVGRIKERIALDSRIAKLGIPSLVFYIQSFRTYRTSLELEVEVAEGLQLEDKLSPDKGEEMTSVIMQTVRAYQYSGLVSQGESRKLRLSFTQDEGDVLISFEGEGEPGNPELLQGQIYNIVQGKIMKAEQFKPSSAYVQLRLPLEM; translated from the coding sequence ATGAAATCCTGGAAAAGTGTGATCTGGGCTGTCATGTTAACCGTAGCGTTTCCTTTAGGTTTCTTGTATTGGCAACCTTCCTTAATGACTTGTCTGCTGCTTGGACTGTGGCTTGCGGCGGCAATGGCATACAGCTTCACCCGCATCAGGCGTCATTATGAAGAGGAACTGCAAGTACAGGAACGAGCTCTGCAGCAGGCGGCCATTCGTACTCTGAATCACCACCGGCACGATTGGATGAACGACCTGCAGATCCTTTACGGATATATCCAGCTGGGCAAGCCTGATAAATCAGTAGAATGTGTGGGAAGAATAAAGGAACGCATTGCGCTGGACAGTCGTATTGCCAAACTTGGCATACCGTCACTGGTGTTCTACATTCAATCGTTCCGTACCTACCGAACCAGTCTGGAGCTTGAAGTTGAGGTGGCGGAAGGATTGCAGCTGGAGGACAAGCTCAGCCCTGACAAGGGGGAGGAGATGACCTCGGTGATTATGCAGACGGTACGGGCTTACCAGTACAGCGGATTGGTGTCGCAAGGTGAATCGCGTAAGCTTCGGCTCAGCTTCACACAGGATGAGGGAGACGTTCTGATCTCTTTCGAAGGCGAGGGGGAGCCTGGCAATCCCGAGCTGCTTCAAGGGCAAATTTATAATATAGTACAAGGAAAAATTATGAAGGCAGAGCAGTTCAAGCCAAGCAGTGCTTATGTTCAGCTGCGTCTGCCGCTTGAAATGTGA
- the rpmA gene encoding 50S ribosomal protein L27 — protein sequence MLKLDLQLFASKKGVGSTRNGRDSQSKRLGVKRADGQTVTGGSILVRQRGTKIHPGTNVGIGSDDTLFAKVDGVVKFERLGRDRKKVSVYPVDVAPVAAALEA from the coding sequence ATGTTGAAGTTGGATCTTCAGTTATTCGCATCCAAAAAAGGTGTAGGTTCCACAAGAAACGGTCGTGATTCCCAATCGAAACGTCTTGGCGTGAAACGTGCTGACGGCCAGACCGTAACAGGCGGCAGCATCCTGGTCCGTCAACGCGGAACCAAGATTCACCCTGGAACGAACGTTGGCATCGGCAGTGACGATACACTATTTGCGAAAGTGGACGGCGTTGTGAAATTCGAACGTCTAGGCCGTGATCGCAAGAAAGTTAGCGTCTACCCAGTTGATGTTGCTCCGGTAGCAGCCGCACTGGAAGCGTAA